The genomic stretch CGGTTACCTCAAGCAGTGCCTCAAGGCGCGGAATCCCGGCCTCGCCCGTGCCGACGCGGATTCCGTCGATCGCTTCGGCGTCAAGCGCCTCGATCGTGTCGGGGCGACCGCAGAGCCTGCTCAGGTCATCGTCGTGAAACACGATCACCTTGCCGTCGGCGGAAAGGCGGATGTCGCATTCGATGGCGAAGTCATTGTCGATGGCGCGCTCAAAGGCCGGCATCGTGTTCTCGAAGACCGCGCCGTTCATGTCGTGATAGCCGCGATGGGCGATCGGCCGGGCCGTCAGCCAGTCGGGACGCGGCATCAGTCGATCTCCACGATGGCGTCGATCTCGACGGCGGCGTTGAGAGGAAGAGCGGCCATGCCGACGGCGGCGCGGGCATGCTTGCCGGCTTCGCCGAAGACGTCTGCGAAGAGGTCCGACGCGCCGTTGATGACGAGATGCTGTTCGGTGAAATCCGGCGCGGAGGCAACAAAGCCCGAAAGCTTGAGAATGCGTTTGACCCGGTCGAGGTCACCGTCAAGCGCGGCATTGATCTGCGCGATGATGTTGATGGCGCAAGCGCGCGCGGCCTTCCGGCCCTCTTCAAGCGAGACATCCGCGCCAAGACGTCCGGTCGCGAGCATCTTGCCGTTTTCCGTCGGCAACTGTCCGGAGATGAAGAGCAGGTTCTCCGACCGGGTGAAGGGAAGATAGTTGGCGGCGGGGGCGGAGGCTTGCGGCAGGGTGATGGAAAGGGCCTTCAGGCGGTCTGAAACGACGTTGGGCATATCTGGCTCCGGGCTTTTCGGGAAAGGGACTGAACAACATTGGCAGAACCGGGACTT from Martelella sp. AD-3 encodes the following:
- a CDS encoding RidA family protein, which codes for MPNVVSDRLKALSITLPQASAPAANYLPFTRSENLLFISGQLPTENGKMLATGRLGADVSLEEGRKAARACAINIIAQINAALDGDLDRVKRILKLSGFVASAPDFTEQHLVINGASDLFADVFGEAGKHARAAVGMAALPLNAAVEIDAIVEID